The following coding sequences are from one Cryptococcus deuterogattii R265 chromosome 1, complete sequence window:
- a CDS encoding cytoplasmic tRNA 2-thiolation protein 2, whose amino-acid sequence MSCGDNDTQEQEQLMPRRRQVRRVDKSICQKCRQTKSMYIIRNVTFCKTCFEAAVFSRFTKSLHPPLKPPTSSKSAASSGYRPPVQSGSALIALSTGCGSTTLLDLLLTRQYIGKGDDRVIDKTKGEKEPVWRKGWVCYVDFSSVVGEVERQDEGQVQRKGSRMEEVKKWVERRENGLGWVGLKAEDVFDKGLRSRLRALAGLPLQDAKEEATVQWAVDLKDHALPLSSASSSSSSPPTTPLTHLRNLLTSLPSSSRPQLLTHILSSLLATVAHTLPHISHVLMGETSTRQAERLISGTALGRGWQLPLELAAVRVEPALPSPEHFITSAKAKGKESETQGFTWLKPMSDLTAKEAAIYCHLRSMSSFTYNARRWDSAGPPRAVGKTKGGVKSLEMLTENFIAGLGASHPATVSTINRTGGKLVFSGKEEDRPYCPVCQMPVDPSALEWKSRTALTSLSTKTEPTTISKDQQHLYGEAEALAPLLCYSCLTTLTPPTVVSKAKTRAQMAGLDVNGDEPVLLPVWVNEGVKRRQVGREKMKDEIKDFLIEE is encoded by the exons ATGTCTTGCGGAGACAACGATACCCAAGAACAGGAGCAGCTCATGCCTC GCCGGAGGCAAGTCCGTCGTGTAGATAAATCCATTTGCCAGAAATGCCGTCAAACAAAGAGCATGTACATTATTCGTAATGTCACATTCTGCAA GACGTGCTTTGAAGCAGCCGTCTTTTCAAGATTTACTAAATCACTTCACCCCCCGCTCAAACCCCCCACATCCTCTAAAAGCGCCGCTTCGTCCGGGTATCGCCCGCCCGTCCAATCAGGATCGGCACTGATTGCCCTCTCGACTGGTTGTGGATCTACGACTCTTTTGGATCTGTTATTGACAAGGCAGTATATCGGGAAAGGTGATGATCGGGTGATTGATAAGAcaaagggagagaaggagccTGTATGGCGGAAGGGGTGGGTATGTTATGTTGACTTCTCGAGTGTGGTTGGTGAGGTTGAACGTCAAGATGAAGGTCAAGTTCAGCGTAAGGGGtcgaggatggaggaggtgaagaagtgggtggaaaggagggagaatggGTTGGGGTGGGTGGGTTtgaaggcggaggatgtTTTTGATAAAGGGTTGAGGAGTCGGTTAAGGGCTTTGGCTGGGCTGCCTCTTCAGGAtgccaaggaagaggcgacAGTGCAGTGGGCGGTGGATCTGAAAGATCAtgctctccctctttcctctgcctcctcctcctcctcgtccccaCCAACAACACCTCTTACGCATCTCCGTAACCTCCtcacttccctcccttcatcctctcgcCCACAACTCCTCAcccacatcctctcttctctgttAGCCACAGTTGCTCACACCCTGCCCCATATCTCTCATGTGCTCATGGGGGAAACGTCAACAAGGCAGGCAGAGAGGTTGATCAGCGGTACAGCGTTGGGCAGGGGATGGCAACTTCCTCTTGAATTGGCAGCTGTTCGTGTCGAGCCGGCTCTGCCTTCTCCCGAACATTTCATCACATCTGCGAAAgcgaaggggaaggaaagcgagACTCAAGGGTTTACATGGCTGAAACCGATGTCGGATTTGacagcaaaagaagcagccATCTACTGCCACCTTCGTTCTATGTCTTCATTCACATACAACGCGCGACGCTGGGATTCTGCAGGTCCACCTCGTGCAGTGGGGAAGACGAAAGGAGGGGTGAAGAGTCTGGAGATGTTGACGGAGAATTTTATCGCAGGACTGGGAGCTAGTCATCCTGCGACAGTATCGACTATCAATAGAACGGGAGGGAAATTGGTCTTCTctgggaaggaggaggataggCCATATTGTCCTGTTTGTCAAAT GCCTGTGGATCCTTCGGCGCTTGAATGGAAATCCCGTACGGCGTTGACTTCTTTATCGACTAAAACGGAACCCACTACCATTAGCAAAGACCAACAGCATCTGTATGGGGAGGCCGAGGCGCTTGCGCCATTGTTATGTTATTCATGCTTAACAACACTAACTCCTCCGACGGTTGTCTCCAAGGCAAAGACAAGGGCCCAAATGGCTGGTTTGGATGTGAATGGTGATGAGCCTGTATTGTTGCCTGTTTGGGTGAATGAAGGCGTGAAGAGACGCCaggtgggaagggagaagatgaaggatgagatcAAAGACTTTTTGATAGAAGAGTAG
- a CDS encoding 30S small subunit ribosomal protein S19e, producing the protein MPGVRDISAEAFIKAYSSHLKRSGKLEIPTWVDIVKTGPQKELAPYDPDWFYVRAAAVARHIYLRKHVGVGALAKLHGTKNRRGTRPSHHRDSSTGVQRTVVQSLEKIGVLEAAPDGGRKISQDGMRDLDRIATAVLEAEREEEEEEEEEEEEEEEEADEE; encoded by the exons ATGCCGGGTGTTCGCGACATCAG TGCTGAGGCCTTCATCAAAGCCTACTCTTCCCACCTTAAGCGATCCGGCAAGCTCGAGATCCCCACATGGGTCGACATTGTTAAGACCGGTCCCCAAAAGGAGTTGGCTCCCTATGACCCTGACTGGTTCTACGTGAGGGCCG CTGCCGTCGCCCGACACATCTACCTCAGGAAGCATGTCGGTGTCGGTGCCCTTGCCAAGCTCCACGGTACCAAGAACCGACGAGGCACCCGACCTTCCCACCACCGTGACTCCTCCACCGGTGTCCAGAGGACCGTTGTCCAGTCtcttgagaagattggtGTGCTTGAGGCCGCTCCTGACGGAGGCAGGAAGATCAGCCAGGATGGAAT GCGAGACCTCGACCGAATCGCGACTGCCGTTCTTGAGGCCGagcgagaggaggaggaagaggaggaggaggaggaggaagaggaagaggaggaggctgaCGAGGAGTAA
- a CDS encoding multiple RNA-binding domain-containing protein 1: MAPPEASTSTGEGTKKEKSVKGKEKSEEPEEPEADDDDAAWLRRRQAVLEGEPSAPQLSADEQLILSTSRLFVRNLAFITTSESLSTHFSTYGRIDECHLPVSQTTGESLGTAFLHFHNAEDALSAYKGLDKTTFQGRLLHVLPGRAKPGQEGAVGGGGVVDSKVLGKRDQGKGEVKSKVDERRKQESAKGVNWASLYMNSDAVAASVADRMGISKSELLNADSGNSAVKLALAETTVIEETKKYFEDAGIVLESLQPRVPRSQTTILVKNIPYGTSIQNLTDLFAPHGKLTRVLLPPAGTLGVVEFENHMDAGRAFKALAYRRLGNAVLYLEKGPVGMFKSETALGSGPMSTEQKREEEAKALAEKVESLPEQPDPTDEAGSTLFLKGLNFATTTPHLQTVLSHIPGFSFARVQMKPDPKRHGEKLSMGYGFVGFKTKEAATKALKALEGFEIDGKNLEVRFAQRGAEDDRETKKAGVAEEGKTKSTKVLVKNLPFEATKKDVRELFSAYGQLKSLRLPRKAVPTSTGAQSTRGFAFLEFTTHTEAARAMEALKHTHLLGRHLVLQWANEGEEVDVKGLREKVKGEVRGMEGGGDRKRRKLDFKGGKEDEMDGLEV; this comes from the exons ATGGCTCCGCCTGAAGCGTCTACCTCTACGGGCGAAGggacaaagaaggagaagagtgtaaaaggaaaggagaagtctGAAGAGCCAGAGGAACCCGAAGcagacgatgacgatgccGCGTGGCTTCGACGACGTCAGGCGGTTCTTGAAGGAGAGCCATCC GCACCTCAACTATCCGCAGACGAAcaactcatcctctccaccagccGTCTTTTCGTACGAAATCTTGCATTTATCACAACCTCTGAATCCCTCTCGACTCATTTCTCGACTTATGGACGTATAGACGAGTGCCATCTGCCCGTTTCTCAAACGACTGGTGAATCGCTCGGTACagctttccttcatttccacAACGCCGAAGACGCACTTTCTGCGTACAAAGGTTTGGATAAGACGACTTTTCAGGGTAGGCTGTTGCATGTCTTGCCTGGAAGAGCGAAGCCGGGACAAGAAGGTGCAGTTGGGGGAGGCGGGGTGGTGGATAGTAAGGTGTTGGGCAAGCGGGACCAGGGAAAAGGTGAAGTCAAAAGCAAagtggatgagaggagaaaaCAAGAGAGTGCCAAGGGTGTCAACTGGGCTTCATTGTACATGAAC AGCGACGCCGTTGCCGCCTCTGTTGCCGATCGGATGGGTATCTCCAAATCCGAGCTTCTCAACGCTGATTCCGGCAACTCTGCTGTAAAGCTCGCTCTTGCCGAAACCACCGTGATTGAAGAAACCAAGAAATATTTCGAAGACGCCGGTATCGTGCTCGAGTCCCTGCAACCCCGTGTCCCTCGCTCTCAAACGACCATCCTCGTGAAAAACATCCCTTACGGCACCTCTATCCAAAACTTGACCGACCTTTTTGCACCGCACGGTAAACTTACGCGGGTCCTCTTGCCGCCTGCTGGGACTTTGGGTGTAGTCGAGTTTGAGAACCATATGGACGCTGGCAGAGCTTTCAAAGCGCTTGCATACCGCCGTCTGGGGAATGCGGTGCTCTATCTCGAAAAAGGCCCTGTCGGCATGTTTAAATCCGAAACCGCTCTTGGCTCTGGACCCATGAGCACCGagcaaaagagagaagaagaagctaaAGCCCTCGCTGAAAAAGTGGAGTCTCTCCCGGAACAGCCTGACCCCACGGACGAAGCTGGTTCaactcttttcctcaaggGTCTCAACTTTGCCACAACTAcccctcatctccaaacTGTGCTCTCTCACATCCCCGGTTTCTCTTTTGCACGTGTGCAGATGAAACCAGACCCCAAACGACATGGTGAAAAGCTCTCAATGGGTTATGGATTTGTTGGCTTCAAGACTAAGGAAGCAGCGACTAAGGCACTTAAGGCTTTGGAAGGGTTTGAAATTGATGGGAAGAACTTGGAAGTTAGGTTTGCTCAACGAGGTGCAGAGGACGATCGGGAGACGAAAAAGGCCGGTGTcgctgaagaaggcaagacaAAGAGCACAAAGGTGCTCGTCAAGAACTTGCCATTTGAAGCTACCAAGAAGGACGTCCGTGAGCTTTTCTCGGCATACGGCCAACTCAAGTCTCTTCGTCTCCCGCGAAAAGCTGTCCCCACCTCGACCGGAGCTCAGTCTACAAGGGGTTTTGCGTTTTTGGAGTTTACTACCCACACAGAGGCTGCGCGAGCGATGGAGGCGCTCAAGCATACACATTTGTTAGGACGACATTTGGTTTTGCAGTGGGCGAATGAGGGTGAGGAAGTGGATGTCAAGGGGTTGAGAGAAAAGGTGAAGGGTGAGGTTAGAGGGAtggagggtggaggggataggaagaggagaaagttGGATTTCAAGGGAGgtaaggaggatgagatggacgGTCTGGAAGTGTAA
- a CDS encoding chromatin structure-remodeling complex subunit SFH1, whose protein sequence is MAYSTRTRVSTPSIQNTYTNRTSYTSTRPAPSPAPVPVLPHQAAVYQHPQTYPPGPCPFFLSPPGQKTTDPSLSTQPTTQALYTTYPSRLRTGVTGLIQPERVSGGPKERKAFLAELDREMPFGGGINTPGYGRLSGSGTSTPRFDSPAPFPSSRRMTAASAPTGAGLGSSRRGRVVNYAEKGSDDEDFSEEEDDFGEPASDPDDIDYGSRRRRTAGGGSRRESAAPLVVGGLEHQAAMRAGKLRRKMEELDRGWTWLGDRTPGDRVRSQVAGVTKHVYKSEDELQKEAERPEMLIPITIDFDVQSTHPDQQGLKIRDRFLWNLNEPFITPYQFSIIFCEDIGIPISPYAQRIQDLIEKQIEENQNAAEINVTNEDVTESDVVWSDEEVEGVMDDAFENEDGDKDGDEESKEHQMEEEQDHEQAQEQEQEQEQREDKERSRKRKREGKDEKERNWAEPDCRVIVNLDVQIYSYLLRDRIEWDLSSPLPPSLFAKHYCTELGLTGEAIPAITCAITEEILKHKRDALDLDLFASTHPVEQAKWEKGTTQPRVNVNQKGGAKALVGVWRDWWEREEFGPVLVELTMEEMEKRDMERTREVRRNNRAGVPLKRRR, encoded by the exons ATGGCGTACTCAACACGTACGAGGGTATCCACCCCATCCATACAAAACACCTACACAAACCGCACTTCCTATACCTCCACACGACCAGCTCCATCTCCAGCCCCAGTCCCTGTCCTCCCCCACCAAGCAGCCGTATACCAGCATCCCCAGACATACCCTCCCGGACCAtgtcccttcttcctctctccaccaGGCCAAAAGACGACTGATCCGTCACTGTCTACCCAGCCCACAACCCAAGCGCTTTACACAACTTATCCGTCGAGGTTGAGGACCGGGGTGACCGGGCTGATACAGCCTGAGCGCGTGTCGGGCGGAccaaaggagaggaaagcgTTCTTGGCAGAGCTGGATAGGGAAATGCCTTTTGGTGGGGGCATTAACACACCAGGATATGGTAGATTGTCAGGTAGTGGAACGAGTACCCCCCGATTCGATTCGCCCGccccctttccctcctctaGACGCATGACGGCGGCTTCAGCACCAACTGGAGCAGGGTTGGGATCAAGTAGAAGGGGGAGAGTGGTGAACTATGCTGAAAAGGGGtcggatgatgaagatttttcggaagaggaggatgatttTGGCGAACCGGCTTCTGATCCGGATGATATAGATTACGGTTCACGGCGAAGGCGCACCGCCGGAGGAGGGAGTCGAAGGGAGAGCGCGGCGCCGTTGGTTGTGGGTGGGCTTGAACATCAAGCTGCCATGCGAGCAGGGAaattgaggaggaaaatggaGGAATTGGACAGGGGATGGACGTGGTTAGGTGATAGGACCCCCGGAGATAGGGTGAGAAGCCAGGTTGCAGGTGTAACCAAACATGTTTACAA gtcagaagatgagttGCAAAAAGAAGCCGAACGGCCTGAGATGCTTATTCCCATAACCATTGATTTTGATGTCCAATCTACCCATCCTGACCAACAAGGCCTCAAAATCCGAGACCGTTTTCTGTGGAACCTGAACGAACCATTCATCACTCCTTACCAGTTCTCAATTATCTTTTGCGAAGATATCGGGATTCCAATCTCGCCCTATGCGCAAAGGATTCAGGATTTGATTGAAAAGCAAATTGAAGAGAATCAAAATGCGGCGGAAATTAATGTGACGAATGAAGACGTGACTGAGAGCGATGTGGTTTggagtgatgaagaggttgagggggtgatggatgatgcgtttgaaaatgaagacGGGGataaagatggagatgaggaatcTAAGGAACAtcaaatggaagaggagcaggatCATGAACAAGCGCAAGAGCAGgaacaagaacaagaacaGAGagaggacaaggaaagatcgagaaagaggaagagggagggaaaagacgaaaaaGAGCGAAACTGGGCAGAGCCCGATTGCCGTGTCATCGTCAAC CTCGACGTCCAAATTTACTCTTACCTTCTGCGCGACCGTATCGAATGGGacctctcctctcccctcccacCATCCCTTTTCGCCAAACACTACTGCACCGAACTCGGCCTCACTGGCGAAGCCATCCCAGCCATCACATGCGCGATCACCGAAGAAATCTTGAAACATAAACGCGACGCGCTAGACCTCGACCTTTTTGCGTCTACCCACCCTGTCGAACAAGCCAagtgggaaaagggaaCAACACAGCCGAGGGTGAATGTGAATCAGAAGGGGGGAGCGAAAGCGTTGGTAGGTGTGTGGAGGGATTggtgggagagagaagagtttgGGCCGGTATTGGTAGAGTTGacgatggaggagatggagaagagggatatggagaggacgagagaggtgaggaggaatAATAGAGCTGGAGTGcctttgaagaggaggaggtaa
- a CDS encoding riboflavin synthase alpha subunit, whose protein sequence is MFTGLIEHTSTISAISPSTSTSGFTLTLSSSAPILTDCHIGDSICVNGACLTVIKFDSDSFQVGLAPETLKRTNLGQVKVGDKVNCERAMAGHTRFGGHMVQGHVDGTATIISKVPDGDSIRYTFQLPAATTLLPFIIEKGYITIDGASLTITHVNDAERSFGIMLIAHSQGKLTLTDKKEGDTVNIEVDCVGKYVLGSVERIEGIVERIVERKLKERDYKKYVSTGGCM, encoded by the exons ATGTTCACAGGTCTC ATAGAACACACATCTACCATCTCCGCCATCTCCCCCTCTACCTCCACTTCTGGCTTCACACTtaccctctcctcctctgcgCCGATCCTTACAGATTGCCATATTGGCGATTCAATCTGTGTCAATGGCGCTTGTCTTACCGTTATCAAATTCGACTCTGATTCCTTCCAGGTTGGGCTCGCGCCCGAAACCCTGAAGCGCACGAATTTAGGGCAAGTAAAAGTGGGCGACAAGGTTAACTGTGAGAGGGCGATGGCTGGGCATACGAGGTTTGGCGGGCATATGGTTCAG GGTCATGTAGACGGTACAGCGACTATCATCTCCAAAGTCCCCGATGGCGACTCTATCCGGTACACATTCCAGCTCCCCGCTGCTAccacccttctcccattCATCATAGAAAAGGGCTACATCACTATCGATGGCGCATCGCTCACCATCACCCACGTGAATGATGCCGAACGGTCTTTTGGTATCATGCTTATCGCGCATAGTCAAGGAAAATTGACGTTGAcagacaagaaggagggggatACGGTGAATATCGAAGTCGATTGTGTGGGCAAGTATGTTTTGGGGAGTGTGGAGAGAATAGAGGGGATTGTGGAGAGGATCGTGGAGAGAaagttgaaggaaagggattATAAAAAATACGTTTCCACAGGTGGATGCATGTAA